One segment of Platichthys flesus chromosome 15, fPlaFle2.1, whole genome shotgun sequence DNA contains the following:
- the slc6a7 gene encoding sodium-dependent proline transporter: MQDDSGKPAPGSPDVVSASSAQNSAHRKGHSITQNGHSAAATPAPELEFRPPSAALPSTPIIPREQWGGKYEFLLSCLGYCVGLGNVWRFPYLCYRNGGGAFLIPYFIMLFVTGVPLFLMELSLGQYGAAGPITVWKCCPLLKGIGIGMLCVSTLVCLYYNIIIAWTFYYLGSSFQSPLPWSCDALANAGLCGNNNTGNSSTGKTLSPTEIFWNERVLGVVHSEGLHDPGPVRWQLALCLLAAWIIIFLCMLKGIRSSGKVVYVTATFPYFVLLVLIIRGATLEGSLQGVAFYLTPDWGRLSNAQVWNDAASQVFYSLGIGVGGLLSMASYNKFDNNVIRDTLIITTGNCTTSFLAGFAIFSILGHMAWRKGVPVAEVADTGPGLAFVAYPEALALLPGSVFWSILFFIMLFMLGIDTLFGNMEGITTAVMDEFPQLRGNALHKSLFLGALCFCFYLMGLLLVTNGGIYWFTLIDSFSTSFGLIIITLFMCIGISFFYGVNQFCQDILDMINPCPPWCRKVLLYFKACWVFFTPVLLLLILTYIFIEMYRTSLIYGSYVYPLWGKALGVCIGATCCLQILIWAIVAICKETGTLRERFQKSIRPLNSWRVNNLNSTSSAQESVEPERVEAPFTVTLTDMDFNAMTWEEGYQA; encoded by the exons ATGCAGGACGACAGCGGCAAACCAGCACCCGGGAGTCCCGATGTAGTCAGTGCGAGCTCGGCGCAG AATTCAGCACATCGGAAAGGGCATAGCATCACTCAAAATGGCCACAGCGCCGCAGCTACACCTGCTCCAGAGCTCGAATTCCGACCTCCGAGTGCTGCACTCCCTTCGACCCCGATCATCCCGAGGGAGCAGTGGGGAGGGAAGTACGAGTTCCTGCTCTCCTGTCTTGGATACTGCGTGGGACTGGGCAACGTGTGGCGGTTCCCATACCTTTGTTACCGCAATGGAGGAG GTGCATTTCTCATCCCCTACTTCATTATGCTCTTTGTTACTGGCGTTCCACTCTTCCTAATGGAGCTGAGTTTAGGCCAGTACGGAGCCGCCGGCCCCATCACTGTGTGGAAATGCTGCCCTCTGCTCAAAG GTATTGGCATTGGGATGCTCTGTGTGTCCACGCTGGTGTGTCTCTACTATAACATCATCATAGCGTGGACATTTTACTACCTGGGCAGCTCTTTCCAGAGCCCACTGCCCTGGTCCTGTGACGCTTTGGCCAATGCAGGTCTCTGTGGTAACAACAACACGGGCAACAGCTCCACCGGTAAAACCCTCAGCCCTACCGAAATCTTCTGGAA TGAGCGTGTGCTGGGTGTAGTACACAGCGAGGGCCTTCATGACCCAGGCCCTGTCCGGTGGCAACTGGCCCTGTGCCTCCTGGCTGCCTGGATCATCATCTTCCTGTGTATGCTCAAGGGCATCCGCAGCTCTGGCAAG GTGGTTTATGTAACAGCCACCTTCCCGTACTTTGTGCTCCTTGTTCTGATCATCAGAGGTGCGACACTGGAGGGCTCCCTTCAGGGTGTTGCCTTCTACCTCACCCCGGACTGGGGCAGACTATCTAATGCACAG GTGTGGAATGACGCGGCCTCACAGGTCTTCTACTCCTTAGGTATTGGAGTCGGGGGGCTGCTTTCTATGGCCTCTTACAATAAATTCGACAACAACGTCATCAG GGACACCTTGATTATCACCACAGGAAACTGCACCACCAGCTTCTTAGCGGGATTTGCTATATTCTCAATCCTGGGCCACATGGCTTGGAGGAAGGGGGTACCTGTTGCAGAGGTGGCAGATACGG GTCCTGGTTTGGCCTTTGTTGCTTACCCAGAGGCCCTTGCTCTCCTGCCAGGCTCGGTGTTCTGGTCCATCCTGTTCTTCATCATGCTCTTTATGCTTGGGATTGATACACTG TTTGGCAACATGGAGGGCATCACAACCGCTGTGATGGATGAATTTCCGCAGCTCAGAGGGAACGCGCTGCACAAGTCGCTGTTCTTGGGCGCGCTGTGTTTCTGCTTCTACCTGATGGGTCTCTTGTTAGTGACCAAC GGAGGGATTTACTGGTTCACCCTCATTGACTCCTTCAGCACTAGCTTCggcctcatcatcatcaccctcTTCATGTGCATTGGCATCTCCTTCTTCTATG GAGTCAACCAGTTTTGTCAAGACATTCTTGATATGATCAACCCCTGCCCTCCctggtgcagaaaagtgctgctTTACTTCAAAGCATGCTGGGTTTTCTTCACTCCGGTTCTTCTGCTG CTCATCCTGACGTACATCTTCATTGAGATGTACAGAACGTCCCTCATTTACGGGTCCTACGTGTACCCTCTGTGGGGTAAAGCGCTGGGCGTGTGCATCGGTGCGACCTGCTGCCTGCAGATCCTCATCTGGGCCATTGTGGCCATCTGCAAGGAAACTGGAACACTGAGAGAA CGTTTCCAGAAATCGATTCGACCTCTGAATTCCTGGAGAGTTAACAACCTGAACAGCACCAGCTCAGCCCAGGAGAGTGTGGAGCCCGAGAGGGTGGAGGCTCCGTTCACTGTCACGCTAACAGACATGGACTTCAATGCGATGACGTGGGAGGAGGGATACCAGGCGTGA
- the LOC133969941 gene encoding lysophosphatidic acid receptor 6-like: MEQWNMSDAPVTSFSLLSNCTMDTSYRFTFYQVSYSVIFVLGLATNSMALRRLCLSPFTVNSTAIYMVSLSTADLFFVFSLPLRIYHYYQKSQASSSITRELSSWTPGVAFCHLTFTLKYISLYGGIFFLVCIAVDRYFAVVHPLASTARRLRVAQLVSGGIWCLVLGLSVGLSLLRSAAAHQHQPCLLDPTSQRHRTIILVVLCIVLGLFLFPTMLLLYSYCKVLSVLSQSRHRSRSQRYSRKHTLTIIYWVLAIFLLCFLPYHINLLGYTLTHLGLLSHCGLAKVTKAVHPVMLSLASSNCCLNPLIYYFSSSLAHREAHGSGGSGSR; this comes from the coding sequence ATGGAGCAGTGGAATATGAGTGATGCTCCAGTCACGTCATTCTCACTATTGTCTAACTGCACCATGGACACCAGCTACCGCTTCACTTTCTACCAAGTGTCCTACAGTGTCATCTTCGTGCTGGGGTTGGCCACCAACAGCATGGCTCTGCGCAGACTGTGTCTATCACCCTTCACCGTCAACAGCACAGCCATCTACATGGTCAGCCTGTCAACTGCCgacttgttttttgtcttctccCTTCCTCTGAGAATCTACCACTATTACCAAAAGTCTCAAGCCTCATCCTCCATCACGAGAGAGCTGTCCAGCTGGACTCCCGGGGTAGCATTCTGCCACCTTACTTTCACCCTCAAATACATCAGCCTGTATGGGGGCATCTTCTTCCTGGTGTGCATTGCCGTGGACCGTTACTTTGCTGTGGTGCACCCTCTTGCATCGACAGCCCGCCGGCTGCGTGTTGCACAGCTGGTGAGTGGGGGGATCTGGTGCCTGGTGCTGGGGCTGAGTGTGGGTCTGTCTCTGCTGCGATCAGCAGCTGCTCACCAACACCAGCCCTGTCTGCTGGACCCGACCTCCCAGCGCCACCGCACAATCATACTGGTGGTCCTCTGCATAGTGCTGGGCTTATTTCTGTTTCCTACTATGCTGCTTCTCTACAGTTACTGCAAAGTGCTGAGCGTGCTGAGCCAGTCCAGACACCGCTCCCGTAGTCAGCGCTACAGCCGCAAGCACACTCTCACAATAATTTACTGGGTGCTGGCCATCTTTCTGTTGTGCTTCCTCCCCTATCACATCAACCTGCTGGgatacacactcactcatttGGGGCTGCTGTCCCATTGTGGCCTGGCGAAGGTGACTAAGGCTGTGCACCCCGTGATGCTGTCACTAGCCAGCTCCAACTGCTGCCTCAACCCACTCATCTACTATTTCTCCAGCAGCCTGGCGCACAGGGAGGCGCATGGTAGTGGAGGCAGTGGCAGTCGGTGA